In Patescibacteria group bacterium, the following proteins share a genomic window:
- a CDS encoding histidine kinase N-terminal 7TM domain-containing protein yields the protein MVYLKFFTLLIVFILDLILGIFLIWKNKSKDMSKIYFGLVCISGSLWSLFLSFSLLTTNSDLYFLNAKLYYFFATLIFIFFYYFSIVFLYKKNVISEIITYFILLGFILVIYVLFFDIFLIGVYFDKYGMHEIENKFLHLLYGFYILFILFISYVNLFVKYKKLYEINKGILFWVLISTLASFIFAIFFSWYLPHINKHYLDWIGPIFAIIMNFSIGYSLFRKY from the coding sequence ATGGTTTATTTAAAATTTTTTACATTATTAATTGTTTTTATTTTAGATTTGATTCTAGGTATTTTTTTGATTTGGAAAAATAAATCAAAAGATATGTCTAAAATTTATTTTGGTTTAGTATGTATTAGTGGTAGTTTGTGGTCTTTATTTTTAAGTTTTTCATTGTTAACTACTAATAGTGATTTATATTTTTTGAATGCTAAGTTATATTATTTTTTTGCTACTTTAATATTTATATTTTTTTATTATTTTTCCATCGTTTTTTTGTATAAGAAGAATGTTATATCAGAAATAATTACATATTTTATACTCTTAGGATTTATATTGGTAATATATGTATTATTTTTTGATATTTTTCTTATTGGTGTATATTTTGATAAATATGGGATGCATGAAATAGAGAATAAATTTCTACATCTATTATATGGTTTTTATATTTTATTTATTTTATTTATAAGTTATGTTAATTTGTTTGTTAAATATAAAAAATTATATGAGATTAATAAGGGAATTCTTTTTTGGGTTTTAATTAGTACATTAGCATCGTTTATCTTTGCTATATTTTTTTCTTGGTATTTGCCACATATTAATAAACATTATTTAGACTGGATAGGCCCTATATTTGCTATTATTATGAATTTTTCAATAGGATATTCATTATTTAGAAAATATTAG
- a CDS encoding 50S ribosomal protein L25 — protein sequence MKELILKAEKRENIGGSNPRNIRKESYIPAIVYGPKLESINIKVKKSDLNHIFKSSGEGNAISLDIDGAIHHVFIHDLQKDVLTDDISHVDFYQFDKNKKFSIEIPLVFEGESKIVKEAGAVLQKELDSVTVEGLYDDLIQDIKIDLSKLENINDVVYISDLDIPEKLKVLNAQDQVIVVIKPIRAKVEEVVEETVPTETSTEESKEETKTEEKK from the coding sequence ATGAAAGAATTAATTTTAAAAGCAGAAAAGAGAGAAAATATAGGCGGTTCTAATCCAAGAAATATAAGAAAAGAGTCTTATATACCAGCTATTGTGTATGGTCCAAAACTTGAGAGTATAAATATAAAGGTCAAGAAAAGTGACTTAAATCATATTTTCAAATCTTCTGGAGAAGGAAATGCAATTAGTTTAGATATTGATGGAGCTATTCATCATGTCTTTATTCATGATTTACAAAAAGATGTTTTGACGGATGATATTTCTCATGTTGATTTTTATCAATTTGATAAGAATAAAAAATTCTCAATTGAAATACCTTTGGTATTTGAAGGTGAATCAAAAATTGTGAAAGAAGCAGGAGCAGTTTTACAAAAAGAATTAGATAGTGTCACTGTAGAAGGTTTGTATGATGATCTTATTCAAGATATAAAAATAGATTTATCTAAATTAGAAAATATCAATGATGTTGTTTATATATCGGATTTAGATATTCCTGAAAAATTAAAAGTTCTAAATGCACAAGATCAGGTAATAGTCGTTATAAAACCTATAAGAGCAAAGGTGGAAGAGGTAGTAGAAGAAACAGTACCTACAGAAACTAGTACTGAAGAGTCAAAAGAAGAGACTAAAACAGAAGAAAAAAAATAA
- a CDS encoding asparaginase domain-containing protein, translating to MNKILIIFYGGTGLFEKKEGFCFVEKKDDIKKWMELVPEISFISKIDTVFIEKDKNLISKESFQRVLKIIKDNIDDYDGILITNEVDTIPIFSNQLFWQIHNPKKPIVITGSNVIYNENDTLPDLSFKANLINGLQFINTGLRGVSVIYGNRVISPTKIYRSKLFDLNIFDSADKKYLARVDFGISLDSIPNKEIGRSEFFFEFDDNFLFFRIVPNLETLKFILDKNQAIKVIIFEAWTNNIASRDKLVEIFEFCKKNNKLIIFYNQLGFGKDFFKYTILTISHMTYECLCAKLSWILGQTKNQTKIRDMLKDNWYGEFLKE from the coding sequence ATGAACAAAATTCTTATTATATTTTATGGAGGTACTGGACTTTTCGAAAAAAAGGAAGGTTTTTGTTTTGTAGAAAAAAAGGATGATATAAAAAAATGGATGGAGCTTGTACCAGAAATATCTTTTATATCAAAAATAGATACTGTATTTATAGAAAAAGACAAAAATTTGATATCCAAAGAAAGTTTTCAAAGAGTTTTAAAGATAATAAAAGATAATATAGATGATTATGATGGAATACTTATAACAAATGAAGTAGATACTATTCCTATTTTTTCAAATCAATTATTTTGGCAAATACACAATCCAAAGAAACCAATAGTTATAACAGGATCTAATGTTATATATAATGAAAATGATACATTGCCAGATTTATCATTCAAAGCAAATTTGATAAATGGTTTGCAATTTATAAATACAGGACTTAGAGGGGTTTCTGTGATTTATGGAAATAGAGTAATATCTCCAACAAAGATTTATAGATCCAAATTATTTGATTTGAATATTTTTGATTCAGCTGATAAAAAATATTTGGCAAGAGTAGACTTTGGTATATCTTTGGATAGTATTCCAAACAAGGAGATTGGCAGATCTGAGTTTTTCTTTGAATTTGATGATAATTTTTTGTTTTTTAGAATTGTTCCAAATTTGGAAACTTTGAAATTTATTTTGGACAAAAATCAAGCAATAAAAGTGATAATATTTGAAGCATGGACAAATAATATAGCAAGTAGAGATAAGTTGGTAGAAATATTTGAATTTTGTAAGAAGAATAATAAATTGATTATATTTTATAATCAATTGGGTTTTGGTAAAGATTTTTTCAAATATACAATTCTTACTATTAGTCATATGACTTATGAATGTTTGTGCGCAAAGCTTTCTTGGATTTTGGGTCAAACAAAAAATCAAACAAAAATAAGAGATATGTTAAAAGATAATTGGTACGGGGAATTTTTAAAAGAATAA
- the tgt gene encoding tRNA guanosine(34) transglycosylase Tgt has product MFKVFKESKKSCARAGVLKTKSGDIKTPFFMPIATRGVIKSISFLDIKNLNPEIILSNTYHLYLKPGLKVIKKASGLHGFMNCNLPILTDSGGFQVFSLSKIRKISDKGVEFQSTYDGSKHFFTPEKVMKIQSILNSDIQMVLDVCIDSKSSRLEIEKALDLTTSWAKKCKSAKIKLDTKKKNLLFGIIQGGLHKDLRKKSLDELLKIGFDGYAIGGLAVGETNDEMYDILDYIVKDIPHEKPRYLMGVGYPENIVNAIKSGVDMFDCVIPTREARHGRLYVRLNNNFDAKFYKTINITKSSFSSDISKLNINSKIKELREYSKAYINHLFRVQDPLALRIATLNNIEFYLDLLRDIRKDILDNNF; this is encoded by the coding sequence ATGTTTAAAGTTTTCAAAGAATCAAAAAAAAGTTGTGCCAGAGCAGGCGTTTTAAAAACCAAAAGTGGAGATATAAAAACTCCATTTTTTATGCCTATAGCTACAAGAGGAGTTATAAAATCTATTAGTTTTTTGGATATAAAAAATTTGAATCCAGAAATTATCTTATCAAACACATATCATTTATATTTAAAGCCAGGATTAAAAGTTATAAAAAAAGCTTCTGGTTTGCATGGTTTTATGAATTGTAATTTGCCAATACTTACAGATTCTGGTGGTTTTCAGGTTTTTTCTTTATCAAAAATTAGAAAAATATCAGATAAAGGTGTTGAATTTCAATCTACTTATGATGGTTCAAAACATTTTTTTACTCCAGAGAAGGTAATGAAGATACAATCAATTTTGAATTCTGATATACAAATGGTTCTAGATGTTTGTATTGATTCAAAATCATCAAGGTTAGAAATTGAAAAAGCTCTTGATCTGACAACTTCCTGGGCAAAGAAATGTAAAAGTGCAAAAATAAAACTTGATACAAAGAAAAAAAATTTATTATTTGGTATTATACAAGGTGGTTTGCACAAAGATCTAAGAAAAAAAAGTTTAGATGAGCTTTTAAAAATAGGATTTGATGGTTATGCTATAGGTGGTCTAGCAGTTGGTGAAACAAATGATGAAATGTATGATATTTTGGATTATATAGTGAAAGATATACCACATGAAAAGCCAAGATATCTAATGGGAGTAGGATACCCAGAAAATATAGTTAATGCCATAAAAAGTGGAGTAGATATGTTTGACTGCGTGATACCAACAAGAGAAGCTAGGCATGGTAGATTGTATGTTAGACTCAATAATAATTTTGATGCTAAGTTTTATAAAACTATAAATATTACAAAGTCTAGTTTTTCATCAGATATATCAAAATTGAATATAAATTCCAAAATAAAAGAATTAAGAGAATATTCAAAGGCTTATATAAATCATCTTTTTAGAGTACAAGATCCATTGGCACTTAGAATAGCAACTCTAAATAATATAGAGTTTTATCTGGATCTTTTAAGAGATATAAGAAAGGATATATTAGATAATAATTTTTAG